The Nitrospira tepida genome includes a window with the following:
- a CDS encoding addiction module protein, producing MKPTPSSIFDLSPSEKLQLVEDLWDDLASTPEAVPVYDWQKEELARRKANLMKHPASGLTWEEVKRKVRSLGAR from the coding sequence ATGAAGCCAACCCCTTCTTCGATTTTTGATCTGAGCCCATCCGAGAAACTCCAACTCGTGGAAGACCTATGGGATGACCTTGCCTCAACTCCCGAGGCAGTCCCGGTTTATGACTGGCAGAAAGAAGAGCTGGCTCGGCGAAAGGCGAACCTCATGAAACACCCGGCTTCCGGGCTCACATGGGAAGAAGTCAAACGGAAGGTTCGAAGCCTCGGTGCCCGCTGA
- a CDS encoding CBS domain-containing protein, with amino-acid sequence MMKVLGNVPGTPAGGYHVVADISATNTVQAKPDDNAMDIAIAMVSDGSRGLPVVGEDYEFLGFISEGDVIRALEAGVDLNRAKARDIMNTAFVGVEENTPLASVSRLFEMGFQLLPVVQDGKVVRSITRHDVLRARLGLGPTIDEK; translated from the coding sequence ATGATGAAGGTACTCGGTAACGTGCCCGGCACGCCGGCGGGCGGCTATCATGTCGTGGCGGACATCTCGGCGACCAACACCGTCCAGGCCAAGCCGGACGACAATGCGATGGATATCGCCATCGCGATGGTGAGCGATGGGTCGCGAGGCCTGCCGGTCGTGGGGGAGGATTATGAGTTTCTCGGGTTCATCAGCGAGGGCGACGTGATCCGGGCCTTGGAAGCCGGCGTCGATTTGAACCGGGCGAAGGCCCGCGACATTATGAACACGGCCTTCGTCGGCGTGGAAGAGAATACGCCGCTGGCCAGTGTGTCGCGTCTGTTCGAAATGGGCTTCCAATTGCTCCCGGTCGTCCAGGACGGCAAGGTGGTGCGGTCGATCACGCGCCACGATGTGCTGCGGGCCCGATTGGGCCTCGGTCCGACCATCGACGAAAAATAG
- a CDS encoding B12-binding domain-containing radical SAM protein: protein MRTPYAPSTIRHILCIFPRYAPSFGTFHHAYALLGGVRAFMPPQGLLLIAAYLPESWRVRFIDENARAATDDDFRWADAVFVSGMHVQRPFIDEIVRRAHACGRPVALGGPSVSSAPELYPDVDFVHVGEIGDATDRLIALLDGLGGRPAHQHILTTDKRLPLAEFPMPAYELISLPEYFLASIQFSSGCPYTCEFCDIPSLYGRVARLKTPEQIIAELDRLREGGAESVYFVDDNFIANPKAARHLLPHLVAWQKHHRYPLRIACEATLNIAKHDPLLDLMREAGFVTVFCGIETPEAEALKAMSKSQNLRLPILDAVETINHYGMEVVSGIIIGLDTDTHDTADRVLEFIHASQIPILTINLLYALPKTPLWTRLQGAGRLRPEVGRGSNVDFLLPHDTVLGMWRRCIETAYEPNALYARYAHQQRHTFRRRLRYPTDPRRLAPHSIRRGLGIFARIFWRIGILGAYRHAFWEMAWRTLGRGRFEEFVHSAVVSHHLIEFARECLVNRPEPCFYAPSRAAATDADAAA, encoded by the coding sequence ATGAGAACGCCGTACGCTCCATCGACCATCCGCCATATCCTCTGCATCTTTCCGCGCTATGCGCCGTCCTTCGGAACCTTCCACCATGCCTATGCCTTGCTCGGAGGCGTCCGGGCCTTCATGCCGCCGCAAGGATTGTTGCTGATCGCCGCCTATCTGCCTGAATCCTGGCGAGTCCGGTTCATAGATGAGAACGCCCGGGCGGCCACCGACGACGACTTTCGCTGGGCGGACGCGGTGTTCGTCTCAGGCATGCACGTGCAGCGGCCCTTCATCGACGAGATTGTCCGCCGGGCGCACGCCTGCGGCCGCCCGGTGGCACTCGGCGGCCCGTCCGTCTCCAGTGCCCCCGAGCTGTACCCGGACGTCGATTTCGTCCACGTCGGGGAGATCGGAGATGCGACCGATCGGCTCATCGCGCTGCTGGACGGGCTCGGCGGCCGGCCCGCGCACCAGCACATCCTCACGACCGACAAGCGCCTCCCACTGGCCGAGTTCCCGATGCCGGCGTACGAACTCATCTCGCTTCCCGAGTACTTCCTTGCGAGCATCCAATTCTCCAGCGGATGCCCCTATACCTGCGAGTTCTGCGATATCCCTTCGCTCTATGGACGCGTCGCCCGGTTGAAGACGCCCGAGCAGATCATCGCCGAGCTGGATCGGCTGCGGGAGGGCGGCGCCGAGTCGGTCTACTTCGTCGATGACAACTTTATTGCCAACCCGAAAGCTGCGCGACACCTGCTCCCGCACCTGGTCGCCTGGCAGAAACACCATCGCTATCCGCTCCGGATCGCCTGCGAGGCCACGCTCAACATCGCCAAGCATGATCCCCTCCTCGACCTCATGCGCGAGGCCGGTTTCGTCACCGTGTTTTGTGGCATCGAGACCCCGGAGGCCGAGGCGCTCAAGGCGATGTCCAAGTCGCAGAACCTGCGCCTGCCGATTCTTGATGCGGTCGAAACCATCAACCACTACGGGATGGAGGTCGTCTCCGGGATCATCATCGGACTCGACACGGATACGCACGATACAGCCGACCGCGTTCTCGAGTTCATCCATGCCTCGCAGATCCCGATCCTGACGATCAACCTGCTCTATGCGCTGCCGAAAACGCCGCTCTGGACCCGCCTGCAGGGCGCGGGCCGCCTCCGCCCCGAGGTAGGACGGGGCTCCAATGTGGACTTCCTGCTCCCCCACGACACCGTCCTCGGCATGTGGCGGCGCTGCATCGAAACCGCCTACGAACCCAATGCGCTTTACGCTCGGTACGCCCACCAGCAGCGGCACACGTTCCGTCGTCGCCTCCGTTATCCCACGGACCCTCGCCGCCTCGCCCCGCACAGTATCCGGCGAGGGCTTGGCATCTTCGCGCGCATCTTCTGGCGCATCGGCATCCTGGGTGCCTATCGCCACGCCTTTTGGGAGATGGCCTGGCGGACGCTTGGAAGAGGACGTTTTGAGGAGTTTGTCCACAGCGCGGTCGTGAGCCACCACCTCATCGAGTTTGCGCGCGAATGCCTGGTCAACCGGCCGGAGCCCTGCTTCTATGCGCCGTCGAGGGCGGCGGCCACGGATGCTGACGCCGCCGCCTAG
- a CDS encoding DUF2238 domain-containing protein: MIARNKLLIGLVAWYVLLSAWMAYSPVDREFWALASILPAVFVLGLIAAYRYLPLSPLSYVLITGFLTLHSIGVHYTYAQTPVGAWLEQALHLGRNHFDRVVHFSFGFLLAYPMEEAFRLLGHARGWVLYYLPVTTVLGLSGLWEIIESWVARAVHPELGITYLGSQGDMWDAQRDMAAAFYGSLLCMALLLAVRIVRRLRADASAKGGILPLLDPSDETEANSAIAQRSS, encoded by the coding sequence GTGATCGCCCGCAACAAACTGCTCATCGGCCTGGTGGCCTGGTACGTGCTGCTGTCGGCCTGGATGGCCTACTCACCGGTGGACCGGGAATTTTGGGCCCTGGCCAGCATTCTCCCGGCCGTCTTCGTGCTGGGTCTGATCGCGGCCTATCGCTACCTGCCGCTGTCACCCCTGTCCTATGTGCTGATCACCGGGTTTCTGACCTTGCACTCGATCGGCGTCCATTACACCTATGCTCAGACGCCGGTCGGCGCCTGGTTGGAACAGGCGCTGCACCTCGGGCGCAACCATTTCGACCGCGTCGTTCATTTTAGTTTCGGGTTCCTCCTGGCCTATCCGATGGAAGAGGCGTTTCGCCTGCTCGGCCATGCGCGCGGCTGGGTCCTGTATTATCTGCCGGTGACCACGGTGCTCGGGTTGAGCGGATTGTGGGAGATCATCGAGTCCTGGGTCGCCCGGGCCGTGCATCCCGAGCTCGGCATCACCTATCTGGGTTCCCAGGGGGACATGTGGGACGCGCAAAGAGATATGGCCGCGGCCTTCTACGGATCGCTCCTCTGCATGGCGCTGTTGCTGGCGGTTCGCATCGTCCGCCGTCTGCGGGCCGATGCCTCAGCCAAAGGAGGCATCTTGCCTCTGCTCGATCCGAGCGATGAGACCGAGGCAAACAGTGCCATCGCCCAGCGTTCATCCTGA
- a CDS encoding DUF3800 domain-containing protein: MRYLIMGQGASWRVGTRLAPQEHCNRLTSVMKLRKANRVDVLHAYADETGNTGFNLFDASQPSFWTGTIVSTYDLHAEARTFVDELCRFSGVKELHGSSLGLEGIEQIAPRLQTFLGSHECEYVFTMLDKCHLAATKLADTLLDSYHNKGVSHLHYVSPLRAFLELSLIPLITYGDRVTFWNAYEKLDHGQFKKVLERLQARVVEKVRDARARDLLSDALSWAIRYPDAVLVVGRDDLDSPNLVTFMSLIDELRDFANEKNAFQIKLIHDEQSQFGKSIEWTFEMMKNLRWKQKRSLFLETFTREKNSAYKSPIDVSPSTNSPGLQLLDLALWITKRYVERRVPPSCPNTVCLAREISQHARIVRITLKSYQERTRKAFDSIMKADFSAEHARQGEMIMQRNELARLKRMAEKPD; this comes from the coding sequence ATGCGGTATCTCATCATGGGTCAGGGTGCGTCATGGCGTGTTGGCACCCGGTTGGCTCCACAAGAACACTGCAATAGACTAACCAGTGTTATGAAACTCAGAAAAGCAAATAGAGTCGATGTCCTACACGCATACGCTGATGAAACAGGAAATACCGGGTTCAATCTATTCGATGCTTCCCAGCCTTCATTTTGGACAGGGACAATAGTCTCAACCTACGATCTTCATGCAGAAGCCAGGACTTTCGTTGATGAATTATGTCGTTTTTCAGGAGTAAAGGAGCTTCATGGAAGCAGTCTAGGGTTGGAAGGGATCGAGCAAATCGCGCCCCGGCTACAAACTTTCCTCGGCAGCCATGAATGCGAATATGTTTTTACAATGTTGGACAAGTGCCACCTCGCTGCTACTAAATTAGCCGACACCCTCCTGGACAGTTACCATAACAAAGGCGTCTCCCATCTCCATTACGTCTCACCCCTGCGAGCCTTCCTGGAATTGAGTCTAATCCCTCTCATAACCTACGGCGATAGAGTAACTTTCTGGAACGCGTACGAAAAGCTCGATCACGGTCAATTCAAAAAGGTACTTGAACGGTTGCAGGCAAGGGTAGTGGAAAAGGTGAGGGACGCTCGAGCCAGAGACCTACTCTCAGATGCACTTTCCTGGGCCATACGATACCCGGATGCGGTGCTAGTAGTCGGAAGAGACGACCTAGATTCGCCTAATCTGGTTACATTTATGTCACTCATTGACGAGCTGAGAGATTTCGCTAATGAGAAAAACGCCTTTCAAATAAAACTGATTCACGACGAGCAGAGCCAGTTCGGAAAGTCCATAGAATGGACCTTTGAAATGATGAAGAACTTACGATGGAAACAAAAACGATCGCTGTTCCTAGAGACCTTCACAAGGGAGAAGAATTCTGCCTATAAAAGCCCCATCGATGTTTCTCCTTCCACAAATTCGCCAGGACTGCAACTTTTGGATTTAGCCCTATGGATTACTAAACGATATGTAGAACGCCGCGTCCCGCCCTCTTGCCCTAATACGGTCTGTCTCGCCCGTGAGATCAGCCAACATGCACGCATCGTTCGTATCACGCTGAAGAGTTACCAGGAAAGAACAAGAAAAGCTTTTGATTCGATCATGAAAGCTGATTTCTCGGCTGAACACGCGCGGCAAGGGGAGATGATAATGCAAAGGAACGAACTGGCACGGCTCAAACGTATGGCCGAGAAGCCCGATTGA
- a CDS encoding STM3941 family protein, with translation MPIMLRPKPTKWLGVALCSLAFVLIGIWMVRSGEIMGWMGIVFFGLCLSVSLICMLPKASYLLLTPDGFTMCSLFRSHTIRWEDVTGFGVGKVFTNKMVMFNFVDSYQRSPRLRSFNTELVGFEAAIPDSYGLKHEDLADLLNRYKASSHGTQEPPQLMPESLFIVEVSDTGVSCSRPDQRVERVTWDDLQCVEVVNTDEGPFLPDVFWVLHGSDGGCVIPQGATGEKQLLERLQKLPGFDNEAVIKAMSVTTNKRSLCWRRPTASV, from the coding sequence ATGCCCATCATGCTAAGACCAAAGCCCACCAAATGGCTTGGGGTCGCGCTCTGCTCACTTGCATTTGTTTTGATCGGGATTTGGATGGTCCGATCCGGAGAAATCATGGGCTGGATGGGCATTGTGTTCTTCGGGCTTTGCTTGTCTGTTTCGCTGATTTGCATGCTTCCAAAGGCTTCATATCTTCTCCTGACCCCCGATGGATTCACGATGTGCTCACTATTTCGCTCACACACAATTCGTTGGGAGGATGTAACGGGTTTTGGTGTTGGCAAGGTCTTCACCAACAAAATGGTGATGTTCAACTTTGTTGATTCCTACCAGCGGTCTCCAAGGTTGAGATCATTCAATACCGAGCTAGTGGGGTTCGAAGCTGCAATTCCGGACTCCTATGGGCTCAAGCATGAGGATCTCGCTGATTTACTTAACAGGTATAAGGCCTCATCACACGGAACCCAAGAACCGCCGCAGCTCATGCCGGAGAGTTTGTTTATCGTCGAGGTCTCTGATACGGGCGTTTCGTGCTCGCGGCCTGACCAAAGGGTCGAGCGTGTCACGTGGGATGACTTGCAGTGTGTCGAGGTCGTCAACACTGATGAAGGTCCCTTTTTGCCGGATGTCTTTTGGGTTCTCCACGGCTCGGATGGTGGCTGTGTCATCCCGCAAGGAGCCACCGGGGAAAAGCAACTGCTAGAAAGACTGCAGAAGTTGCCGGGTTTCGACAATGAAGCAGTCATCAAGGCAATGAGTGTGACGACGAATAAACGATCGCTCTGTTGGCGAAGGCCGACCGCCAGCGTCTAA
- a CDS encoding DUF2238 domain-containing protein translates to MARVLASGHEPAERTLPRLLLAAYLLLWGWLAIAPIDRQDWLLENLLAVTLVAILVLTYRRFQFSTFSYVLIALFMVLHAIGAHYTYAKVPAGFWLQDTFGLSRNPFDRIVHFAYGLLLVLPIRELLMRLAGIRGFWSYYLPISAVLAQSGFFEVVEAVVASIVSPELGSAYLGTQGDEWDAQKDMTAAFTGALLMTGVAAVFLPNGVFLDGRSRHAGDAPARK, encoded by the coding sequence ATGGCTCGCGTCCTAGCCAGCGGGCACGAGCCGGCCGAACGGACTCTGCCGCGCCTCTTGCTTGCCGCCTACCTGTTGTTATGGGGTTGGCTGGCGATCGCGCCGATCGACCGGCAGGATTGGCTCCTCGAAAATCTCCTGGCAGTGACGCTCGTCGCGATTCTCGTCCTGACCTACCGGCGTTTCCAGTTTTCCACTTTCTCCTATGTGCTGATCGCTCTGTTCATGGTGCTGCATGCGATCGGGGCGCACTATACCTACGCCAAGGTGCCGGCGGGGTTTTGGCTGCAAGACACCTTTGGCTTGAGCCGCAATCCCTTCGACCGCATCGTCCACTTTGCATACGGTCTCCTGCTCGTCCTGCCCATCAGGGAGTTGCTCATGCGGCTTGCGGGCATACGGGGCTTTTGGTCCTACTATCTCCCGATCAGCGCCGTGCTCGCGCAGAGCGGCTTCTTCGAAGTGGTGGAGGCGGTCGTGGCCTCGATCGTGAGCCCCGAGCTTGGCTCCGCCTACCTCGGCACACAGGGCGACGAGTGGGATGCGCAGAAGGACATGACCGCGGCCTTCACCGGCGCACTGTTGATGACGGGGGTAGCGGCCGTCTTCCTGCCGAATGGCGTATTTCTTGATGGACGTTCGCGGCATGCGGGCGATGCACCGGCTCGAAAGTGA
- a CDS encoding helix-turn-helix domain-containing protein, which translates to MRCSWWRKIYSQAGTVYSVSARLGKTQDGPLLKGSLLLALQEIIKGRGWKQVEAAAQLGLDQAEVSKLLASRMAGLFIERLVHFLSLLGQDVEVTVRKAPRGRQRGRVLTRHARKMSRVAG; encoded by the coding sequence ATGCGCTGCTCCTGGTGGCGAAAGATCTACAGCCAAGCGGGCACTGTATACTCCGTTTCGGCCAGGCTGGGGAAGACCCAAGATGGGCCGCTTCTGAAAGGCAGTCTGCTGCTAGCGCTCCAAGAGATAATCAAAGGGCGGGGATGGAAACAAGTTGAAGCTGCGGCTCAGTTGGGGCTTGACCAAGCCGAGGTGTCCAAATTGCTGGCCAGCCGGATGGCCGGATTATTCATCGAACGCCTGGTGCACTTCCTTTCGCTGCTCGGCCAAGACGTGGAAGTCACGGTTCGCAAAGCCCCTCGTGGCCGACAGCGTGGGAGAGTGCTGACGAGACATGCTAGGAAGATGAGCAGAGTCGCTGGATAG
- a CDS encoding flavin monoamine oxidase family protein produces the protein MARTPIFDRFTRLLTAALLSKPPGRSDTDTIELLSHLSNRQARQIISRREFLHRAGLAGAAAVGLLSGASGIARAARPSGSSLDVGIVGAGLAGLACADALKQRGVRASLYEAAARAGGRCWSLRNVLPGQVAERGGELIDNLHKTMLGYAQRFGLAKENVAKEPGEVFYHFGGQRYAEAVVVEEFREFVAVMRTDLNRLSREVTAETHTPQDVQLDRTSLLAYLDGQNGAGVPAGPVAKAAIVAAYEAEYGLAADEQSCLNFLLFIHADRRAHFRPFGVFSDERYHLIDGNDRIVEGLAGELPGQIEYGSELVRVRRTAAGRIELTLSQGTRTIVKTHDVVVLTLPFTILREVELDASLGLSAEKLNAIRQLGYGTNAKMMVGFSTRLWRTLGSNGTSYSDLPNHQLTWETNPTLGTATRGILTDYSSGARGARLNQNDLQTEVARFLGDLNVVYPGALGAATKIGTDYLAHLEHWPSNPLSKGSYTCYRPGQFTTIAGLEGTPAGNLFFAGEHANSFYEWQGFMEGAALSGIQAAQDILTAARVG, from the coding sequence ATGGCACGAACGCCTATTTTCGACCGCTTCACCCGTCTGCTGACAGCCGCGCTTCTTTCGAAGCCGCCTGGACGTTCGGATACGGACACCATCGAGCTGCTGTCGCATCTGTCCAACAGGCAGGCCCGGCAGATCATCAGCCGGCGCGAATTTCTCCATCGTGCCGGGCTCGCGGGGGCGGCGGCCGTGGGTCTCCTCTCCGGAGCCTCCGGCATCGCTCGGGCGGCGCGCCCGTCTGGCTCCTCGCTCGACGTGGGCATTGTCGGGGCCGGGCTCGCCGGCTTGGCCTGTGCCGATGCTCTGAAACAGCGCGGCGTCCGGGCCTCGCTCTATGAAGCGGCGGCGCGGGCTGGCGGTCGCTGCTGGTCGTTGAGGAATGTGCTTCCCGGCCAAGTGGCGGAACGGGGAGGGGAATTGATCGACAATCTCCACAAGACCATGCTCGGCTATGCGCAACGATTCGGGCTTGCCAAGGAGAACGTCGCGAAGGAGCCGGGCGAGGTCTTCTATCATTTTGGAGGCCAACGATACGCCGAGGCAGTGGTCGTCGAAGAGTTCCGCGAATTTGTCGCGGTGATGCGGACCGACCTCAATCGGCTCTCCCGAGAGGTCACGGCCGAGACCCATACGCCGCAGGATGTGCAGCTCGACCGCACGAGCCTGCTGGCCTACCTCGACGGCCAGAATGGAGCAGGGGTGCCCGCCGGCCCCGTGGCGAAGGCCGCGATCGTCGCAGCCTATGAGGCCGAATACGGGCTCGCGGCGGATGAGCAAAGCTGCCTGAACTTTCTCCTGTTCATCCATGCCGACCGGAGAGCGCATTTCAGGCCCTTCGGCGTCTTCAGCGACGAACGCTATCACCTGATCGACGGGAACGATCGCATCGTGGAGGGATTGGCGGGAGAACTCCCCGGACAAATCGAGTACGGCAGCGAACTCGTGCGCGTGCGGCGCACCGCGGCCGGGCGGATTGAACTGACGCTCAGCCAGGGGACGCGGACGATCGTCAAGACGCACGATGTCGTCGTGCTCACGCTGCCGTTCACGATCTTGCGGGAGGTCGAGCTGGATGCGAGCCTTGGTCTGTCGGCCGAGAAGCTGAACGCGATCCGGCAACTGGGCTACGGGACGAACGCCAAAATGATGGTCGGGTTCTCAACCCGGCTCTGGAGGACGCTCGGCAGCAACGGCACGTCCTATTCCGATCTACCGAATCATCAGCTCACCTGGGAGACGAACCCGACCCTCGGCACGGCAACCCGCGGCATCCTCACTGATTATTCGAGTGGCGCGCGCGGGGCTCGTCTGAACCAAAATGACCTCCAGACCGAAGTCGCGCGATTTCTCGGAGATCTGAACGTGGTGTATCCCGGCGCGCTGGGAGCCGCCACGAAAATCGGTACGGACTATCTGGCGCATCTGGAGCATTGGCCTTCGAACCCGTTGTCGAAGGGCAGCTATACCTGCTACAGGCCCGGGCAGTTCACAACGATCGCAGGCCTTGAGGGAACGCCGGCCGGCAATCTGTTCTTCGCCGGCGAGCACGCGAATTCATTCTACGAGTGGCAAGGCTTCATGGAAGGCGCGGCACTCTCCGGCATTCAAGCCGCACAGGACATCCTTACCGCGGCGCGAGTCGGCTAG
- a CDS encoding type II toxin-antitoxin system RelE/ParE family toxin, with protein sequence MPAELIVAPEAVQDLAEAYAWYEDRRPGLGEEFLSSLDACIEAIRRTPKIHALVHKKYRRALVRRFPYVVFYEHISSDEGQVLQ encoded by the coding sequence GTGCCCGCTGAGTTGATCGTTGCGCCGGAGGCGGTGCAGGACTTGGCAGAAGCCTACGCTTGGTACGAGGACCGACGGCCTGGTCTGGGAGAGGAATTTCTAAGCTCCCTCGATGCCTGTATTGAAGCAATACGCCGCACGCCCAAGATACATGCGCTTGTTCACAAGAAGTATCGTCGCGCATTGGTACGCCGCTTTCCCTACGTGGTCTTCTACGAACATATTTCCTCAGATGAGGGTCAGGTCTTGCAATAA